In Scleropages formosus chromosome 10, fSclFor1.1, whole genome shotgun sequence, a single genomic region encodes these proteins:
- the LOC108938335 gene encoding ranBP-type and C3HC4-type zinc finger-containing protein 1-like encodes MALSSGGWVHTPPSGPTPAPSASSPDSGQVQARAGCSTVLMSVPVSVCHSGMRPLCFPGTGDESLRLQLSMDPGRAGEFRLALKEASGSARSVSIAEFDLRSVRYEVKSPRCHELCLASPPNDRISFNFRCEREAQEWATVVMSSLREAHRVANSSPQPTDESSQQQEPVSHRGTISTISLHRVEEVCGELMRAIERGDPQSASQSAVVLARQKVALKIQPSEKNYMDTEISLAVAVEDAASSCCVTVKVFPHMTIASLKQQVFLEYGFHPRVQRWVIGQCLCTDSRSLASYGVQQHGDTAFLYLLSARQARLTRQLCQQDQENALLVPTAPSNGPASQDWRGYSTLPSRLSHGSTGSTGGGTERLAAGEIRDLLNLEVLHLSEPLSTNRTNTQEGWSCPSCTFINKPTRPGCEICSTDRPENYTVCGEYRTDALELRRLHQEREAVWQYQQEKGRREELGSTGIQKSLYPPNPAHSQDY; translated from the exons ATGGCGCTGAGCTCAGGCGGGTGGGTGCACACACCTCCCTCGGGCCCGACTCCGGCTCCGTCCGCGTCCTCTCCGGACAGCGGGCAAGTGCAGGCACGCGCGGGTTGCAGCACTGTGCTAATGTCAGTGCCAGTGTCAGTTTGCCACTCGGGGATGCGGCCGCTGTGTTTCCCCGGCACTGGAGACGAGTCTCTCCGCCTACAACTCAGCATGGATCCCGGCCGGGCCGGGGAGTTCCGCCTAGCGTTGAAGGAGGCCAGTGGCTCGGCGCGAAGTGTG tccattgcagaattTGATTTGCGCTCTGTGCGTTATGAGGTCAAGTCCCCACGTTGCCATGAGCTGTGTCTGGCTTCACCCCCTAATGACCGCATCAGCTTCAACTTCCGCTGTGAGCGGGAGGCACAGGAGTGGGCCACTGTGGTCATGTCATCGCTGAGAGAAGCACACAGAG TGGCAAACAGCTCCCCTCAGCCCACTGATGAGAGCTcacaacagcaggagcctgTTAGCCATAGAGGCACCATCTCCACCATCTCTTTGCACCGCGTAG aggaggtgtgtggggagctTATGCGGGCCATCGAGAGAGGAGACCCTCAGTCAGCCTCACAAAGTGCAGTCGTTCTGGCCCGCCAGAAGGTGGCACTGAAGATTCAGCCATCAGAGAAGAACTATATGGACACAGAGATCAG CTTGGCTGTGGCCGTGGAGGATGCTGCTTCTTCCTGCTGCGTCACAGTGAAAGTTTTTCCACATATGACCATTGCATCACTCAAGCAACAG GTGTTCCTGGAGTATGGCTTCCACCCCCGTGTGCAGCGCTGGGTTATTGGGCAGTGCCTGTGCACTGATTCACGCTCGCTGGCATCCTACGGTGTGCAGCAACATGGGGATACAGCCTTTCTGTACCTCCTTTCAGCCCGACAGGCCCGTCTGACTCGGCAGCTGTGTCAGCAGGACCAGGAAAATGCCCTGCTTGTGCCTACAGCACCCAGCAACGGTCCTGCCTCTCAAGACTGGAGGGGCTACAGCACTCTACCCTCCAGGCTTTCACATGGGAGCACAG GAAGCACAGGGGGTGGTACAGAAAGACTTGCAGCTGGAGAGATCCGAGATCTGCTGAACCTGGAAGTGCTGCACCTCAGTGAACCTCTGAGCACAAACAGAACCAATACGCAG GAAGGATGGTCTTGCCCCTCCTGCACGTTCATTAACAAGCCCACACGGCCTGGCTGTGAGATCTGCAGCACAGACCGGCCTGAGAACTACACGGTGTGTGGGGAGTACCGGACTGATGCACTGGAGCTACGGCGCCTCCATCAGGAGAGAGAGGCTGTCTGGCAATACCAGCAG GAGAAAGGGAGGCGTGAGGAACTGGGAAGCACTGGAATACAGAAGTCCCTGTACCCGCCTAACCCGGCCCATAGCCAGGACTACTGA
- the gpaa1 gene encoding glycosylphosphatidylinositol anchor attachment 1 protein isoform X1: MGLLSDPNRRRALTNLLTRLNTPLCIVCYLAGVAWFMGLAFEPFTLRTYMSENAMGSTMVEERFLAGERALVTAREFAAQKKKMGGMPVDWLVKAMQARGLEVFTQSFSRTLPFPDENKERYMVHGTNVYGILRAPRAPRTEALVLSAPCTPGSSNNQAVGLLLGLAQYFRGQMYWAKDIIFLVNEHDLIGMQAWLEGYHHTNTTGMSWTPLEGRGGSIQAALSLELSSDIITSLDLVLEGLNGQLPNLDLANLFYAFCQKIGVLCTIQGKLQRNDWDSAAGYSQAVQTMLLMVLKQASGRPWGDHGLFLRYHIEAASIRGINSFRQYKTDLTTVGKLLEGMFRKLNNLLERLHQSYFFYLLPSLSRFVSIGYYMPAFGLLAAILLLRALDLWVQLGSPAPGTEDGLVDGEQPFGPGVLSVLTPLIISHLTGVALYTLPIMAQQTAVEHFPVSETEAVVLTAIAIYTAGLALPHNTHRVLSGEGTEEGWRVLKLIAIFYMAVLLGCTALINFSLGFILALTLVPVAAFITPHVPRVLSALVMVLLSPGSTLLFSIFVYQELQEAPITLLEGWNLFLSVISQGILDHNLYGSLVYPLISLLVYPCWLLLWNILFWK; the protein is encoded by the exons ATGGGACTGCTGTCAGATCCGAACCGCAGGAGGGCCTTGACAAACCTCCTCACTCGTCTCAACACACCACTCTG CATTGTGTGTTACCTGGCTGGTGTAGCCTGGTTCATGGGCCTGGCATTCGAACCCTTCACCCTGCGCACCTACATGTCGGAGAATGCCATGGGGTCCACCATGGTGGAGGAACGGTTCCTAGCAGGGGAGAGGGCCCTTGTCACAGCAAGGGAGTTTGCTGctcagaagaagaagatggG GGGGATGCCAGTAGATTGGCTGGTGAAGGCCATGCAGGCTAGGGGTCTTGAGGTGTTTACCCAGAGTTTTTCCCGTACTCTGCCTTTCCCAGATGAGAACAAGGAGCGTTAT ATGGTACATGGCACTAATGTCTATGGAATACTTCGGGCCCCTCGAGCCCCCCGCACAGAAGCCCTGGTGCTTAGTGCCCCATGCACTCCAGGAAGCAGCAACAACCAAGCAGTGGGACTCCTTCTGGGACTGGCGCAGTATTTCAGAG GTCAGATGTATTGGGCCAAGGACATCATATTCCTGGTAAATGAACATGATTTGATTGGTATGCAGGCTTGGCTGGAGGGATACCACCATACCAACACTACAG GGATGAGCTGGACCCCACTTGAAGGCCGAGGTGGCTCCATCCAGGCTGCTCTGTCACTGGAGCTCAGCAGTGACATTATCACCAGTCTTGATCTTGTTCTGGAGGGTCTTAATGGTCAGCTGCCTAATTTGGACCTGGCCAACCTCTTCTATGCCTTTTGCCAGAAGATCGGGGTGCTGTGCACCATCCAAGGCAAG CTGCAGAGGAACGACTGGGACAGTGCAGCAGGGTACAGCCAGGCCGTACAGACCATGCTGCTGATGGTGCTGAAGCAGGCCAGCGGCCGGCCCTGGGGGGACCACGGCCTCTTTCTCCGCTATCACATTGAAGCTGCCTCCATCCGCGGTATCAACAGCTTCCGCCAGTATAaaaccgatctcaccactgtTGGGAA GCTGCTAGAGGGAATGTTCCGGAAGCTCAACAACCTTCTGGAGCGTCTTCACCAGTCCTATTTTTTCTACCTGCTCCCCTCACTCTCACGCTTTGTCTCCATTGGTTACTACATGCCGGCCTTTGGCTTGTTGGCTGCCATCCTGCTGCTGCGA GCTCTGGATCTTTGGGTCCAGCTGGGAAGTCCAGCCCCAGGAACAGAGGATGGCCTAGTGGATGGAGAGCAG CCATTTGGTCCCGGGGTCCTGTCGGTGCTCACACCACTGATCATCAGTCACCTGACAGGCGTAGCTCTCTACACTCTGCCTATAATGGCCCAGCAGACAGCCGTGGAGCACTTTCCTGTGTCTGAGACTGAGGCTGTGGTACTGACTGCCATTGCTATCTATACCGCTGGCCTCGCGCtgccacacaacacacacag GGTGCTCTCGGGCGAGGGCACGGAAGAGGGTTGGCGTGTGCTGAAGCTCATCGCTATATTCTACATGGCTGTGCTGCTTGGATGTACTGCCCTCATCAACTTCTCCCTGGGCTTCATCCTTGCTCTCACACTGGTCCCTGTGGCAGCCTTCATTACTCCGCACGTGCCCAG ggtgttgaGTGCATTAGTGATGGTGCTGCTCAGCCCAGGCTCCACGCTGCTCTTCTCCATCTTTGTGTAtcaggagctgcaggaggcaCCCATCACCCTCCTCGAGGGCTGGAATCTTTTCCTATCAGTCATCTCACAAGGGATCCTGGATCACAACCTCTACGGCTCTCTCGTGTACCCACTCATCTCCCTGCTTGTCTACCCTTGTTGGCTGCTTCTCTGGAACATTCTTTTCTGGAAATAA
- the gpaa1 gene encoding glycosylphosphatidylinositol anchor attachment 1 protein isoform X2: MLFVDLEQMYDCVMGGTTGIWGVRTTNMVHGTNVYGILRAPRAPRTEALVLSAPCTPGSSNNQAVGLLLGLAQYFRGQMYWAKDIIFLVNEHDLIGMQAWLEGYHHTNTTGMSWTPLEGRGGSIQAALSLELSSDIITSLDLVLEGLNGQLPNLDLANLFYAFCQKIGVLCTIQGKLQRNDWDSAAGYSQAVQTMLLMVLKQASGRPWGDHGLFLRYHIEAASIRGINSFRQYKTDLTTVGKLLEGMFRKLNNLLERLHQSYFFYLLPSLSRFVSIGYYMPAFGLLAAILLLRALDLWVQLGSPAPGTEDGLVDGEQPFGPGVLSVLTPLIISHLTGVALYTLPIMAQQTAVEHFPVSETEAVVLTAIAIYTAGLALPHNTHRVLSGEGTEEGWRVLKLIAIFYMAVLLGCTALINFSLGFILALTLVPVAAFITPHVPRVLSALVMVLLSPGSTLLFSIFVYQELQEAPITLLEGWNLFLSVISQGILDHNLYGSLVYPLISLLVYPCWLLLWNILFWK, encoded by the exons ATGCTTTTTGTGGACTTGGAACAGATGTATGACTGTGTTATGGGAGGTACCACAGGAATATGGGGTGTCAGGACAACCAAT ATGGTACATGGCACTAATGTCTATGGAATACTTCGGGCCCCTCGAGCCCCCCGCACAGAAGCCCTGGTGCTTAGTGCCCCATGCACTCCAGGAAGCAGCAACAACCAAGCAGTGGGACTCCTTCTGGGACTGGCGCAGTATTTCAGAG GTCAGATGTATTGGGCCAAGGACATCATATTCCTGGTAAATGAACATGATTTGATTGGTATGCAGGCTTGGCTGGAGGGATACCACCATACCAACACTACAG GGATGAGCTGGACCCCACTTGAAGGCCGAGGTGGCTCCATCCAGGCTGCTCTGTCACTGGAGCTCAGCAGTGACATTATCACCAGTCTTGATCTTGTTCTGGAGGGTCTTAATGGTCAGCTGCCTAATTTGGACCTGGCCAACCTCTTCTATGCCTTTTGCCAGAAGATCGGGGTGCTGTGCACCATCCAAGGCAAG CTGCAGAGGAACGACTGGGACAGTGCAGCAGGGTACAGCCAGGCCGTACAGACCATGCTGCTGATGGTGCTGAAGCAGGCCAGCGGCCGGCCCTGGGGGGACCACGGCCTCTTTCTCCGCTATCACATTGAAGCTGCCTCCATCCGCGGTATCAACAGCTTCCGCCAGTATAaaaccgatctcaccactgtTGGGAA GCTGCTAGAGGGAATGTTCCGGAAGCTCAACAACCTTCTGGAGCGTCTTCACCAGTCCTATTTTTTCTACCTGCTCCCCTCACTCTCACGCTTTGTCTCCATTGGTTACTACATGCCGGCCTTTGGCTTGTTGGCTGCCATCCTGCTGCTGCGA GCTCTGGATCTTTGGGTCCAGCTGGGAAGTCCAGCCCCAGGAACAGAGGATGGCCTAGTGGATGGAGAGCAG CCATTTGGTCCCGGGGTCCTGTCGGTGCTCACACCACTGATCATCAGTCACCTGACAGGCGTAGCTCTCTACACTCTGCCTATAATGGCCCAGCAGACAGCCGTGGAGCACTTTCCTGTGTCTGAGACTGAGGCTGTGGTACTGACTGCCATTGCTATCTATACCGCTGGCCTCGCGCtgccacacaacacacacag GGTGCTCTCGGGCGAGGGCACGGAAGAGGGTTGGCGTGTGCTGAAGCTCATCGCTATATTCTACATGGCTGTGCTGCTTGGATGTACTGCCCTCATCAACTTCTCCCTGGGCTTCATCCTTGCTCTCACACTGGTCCCTGTGGCAGCCTTCATTACTCCGCACGTGCCCAG ggtgttgaGTGCATTAGTGATGGTGCTGCTCAGCCCAGGCTCCACGCTGCTCTTCTCCATCTTTGTGTAtcaggagctgcaggaggcaCCCATCACCCTCCTCGAGGGCTGGAATCTTTTCCTATCAGTCATCTCACAAGGGATCCTGGATCACAACCTCTACGGCTCTCTCGTGTACCCACTCATCTCCCTGCTTGTCTACCCTTGTTGGCTGCTTCTCTGGAACATTCTTTTCTGGAAATAA
- the gpaa1 gene encoding glycosylphosphatidylinositol anchor attachment 1 protein isoform X3 → MVHGTNVYGILRAPRAPRTEALVLSAPCTPGSSNNQAVGLLLGLAQYFRGQMYWAKDIIFLVNEHDLIGMQAWLEGYHHTNTTGMSWTPLEGRGGSIQAALSLELSSDIITSLDLVLEGLNGQLPNLDLANLFYAFCQKIGVLCTIQGKLQRNDWDSAAGYSQAVQTMLLMVLKQASGRPWGDHGLFLRYHIEAASIRGINSFRQYKTDLTTVGKLLEGMFRKLNNLLERLHQSYFFYLLPSLSRFVSIGYYMPAFGLLAAILLLRALDLWVQLGSPAPGTEDGLVDGEQPFGPGVLSVLTPLIISHLTGVALYTLPIMAQQTAVEHFPVSETEAVVLTAIAIYTAGLALPHNTHRVLSGEGTEEGWRVLKLIAIFYMAVLLGCTALINFSLGFILALTLVPVAAFITPHVPRVLSALVMVLLSPGSTLLFSIFVYQELQEAPITLLEGWNLFLSVISQGILDHNLYGSLVYPLISLLVYPCWLLLWNILFWK, encoded by the exons ATGGTACATGGCACTAATGTCTATGGAATACTTCGGGCCCCTCGAGCCCCCCGCACAGAAGCCCTGGTGCTTAGTGCCCCATGCACTCCAGGAAGCAGCAACAACCAAGCAGTGGGACTCCTTCTGGGACTGGCGCAGTATTTCAGAG GTCAGATGTATTGGGCCAAGGACATCATATTCCTGGTAAATGAACATGATTTGATTGGTATGCAGGCTTGGCTGGAGGGATACCACCATACCAACACTACAG GGATGAGCTGGACCCCACTTGAAGGCCGAGGTGGCTCCATCCAGGCTGCTCTGTCACTGGAGCTCAGCAGTGACATTATCACCAGTCTTGATCTTGTTCTGGAGGGTCTTAATGGTCAGCTGCCTAATTTGGACCTGGCCAACCTCTTCTATGCCTTTTGCCAGAAGATCGGGGTGCTGTGCACCATCCAAGGCAAG CTGCAGAGGAACGACTGGGACAGTGCAGCAGGGTACAGCCAGGCCGTACAGACCATGCTGCTGATGGTGCTGAAGCAGGCCAGCGGCCGGCCCTGGGGGGACCACGGCCTCTTTCTCCGCTATCACATTGAAGCTGCCTCCATCCGCGGTATCAACAGCTTCCGCCAGTATAaaaccgatctcaccactgtTGGGAA GCTGCTAGAGGGAATGTTCCGGAAGCTCAACAACCTTCTGGAGCGTCTTCACCAGTCCTATTTTTTCTACCTGCTCCCCTCACTCTCACGCTTTGTCTCCATTGGTTACTACATGCCGGCCTTTGGCTTGTTGGCTGCCATCCTGCTGCTGCGA GCTCTGGATCTTTGGGTCCAGCTGGGAAGTCCAGCCCCAGGAACAGAGGATGGCCTAGTGGATGGAGAGCAG CCATTTGGTCCCGGGGTCCTGTCGGTGCTCACACCACTGATCATCAGTCACCTGACAGGCGTAGCTCTCTACACTCTGCCTATAATGGCCCAGCAGACAGCCGTGGAGCACTTTCCTGTGTCTGAGACTGAGGCTGTGGTACTGACTGCCATTGCTATCTATACCGCTGGCCTCGCGCtgccacacaacacacacag GGTGCTCTCGGGCGAGGGCACGGAAGAGGGTTGGCGTGTGCTGAAGCTCATCGCTATATTCTACATGGCTGTGCTGCTTGGATGTACTGCCCTCATCAACTTCTCCCTGGGCTTCATCCTTGCTCTCACACTGGTCCCTGTGGCAGCCTTCATTACTCCGCACGTGCCCAG ggtgttgaGTGCATTAGTGATGGTGCTGCTCAGCCCAGGCTCCACGCTGCTCTTCTCCATCTTTGTGTAtcaggagctgcaggaggcaCCCATCACCCTCCTCGAGGGCTGGAATCTTTTCCTATCAGTCATCTCACAAGGGATCCTGGATCACAACCTCTACGGCTCTCTCGTGTACCCACTCATCTCCCTGCTTGTCTACCCTTGTTGGCTGCTTCTCTGGAACATTCTTTTCTGGAAATAA